The Hippoglossus stenolepis isolate QCI-W04-F060 chromosome 11, HSTE1.2, whole genome shotgun sequence genome includes a window with the following:
- the erich2 gene encoding glutamate-rich protein 2, producing the protein MKDWRNTQSSGPGETGGRTHTPPLVEPLHTHEVKEEEGQRQEEDAQDEDLAAPLDLKLKFLRAVVDRELPLAHKLCQFILIYEPDHPEASEFLSLIQQKLLEEQEEQESNEEDEEEDDVSDDDEESSQSTSSSSSSDDDDDDDDNEEDT; encoded by the exons GAGGGAGGACTCATACTCCTCCGCTTGTTGAACCTCTCCATACACatgaggtgaaggaggaggaaggacagagacaggaagaggacgCTCAGGATGAAGATCTTGCAGCTCCCTTGGACCTGAAATTAAAG TTCCTCAGAGCTGTGGTGGACAGAGAGTTGCCGCTCGCCCATAAGCTGTGTCAGTTCA TTCTCATCTATGAACCAGACCATCCTGAGGCCTCTGAGTTTCTCTCGCTGATCCAGCAGAAGCTGCTGGAGG AGCAAGAGGAACAGGAGAGCAacgaggaagatgaggaagaagatgatgttagcgatgatgatgaagagtctTCTCAGAGCACcagctcttcttcctcatctgacgatgatgatgatgatgacgacaaTGAAGAAGACACATAA